In a genomic window of Tripterygium wilfordii isolate XIE 37 chromosome 8, ASM1340144v1, whole genome shotgun sequence:
- the LOC120003349 gene encoding uncharacterized protein LOC120003349, with translation MVCLEGKALSLFQWVESRTLIVTWQAFRLALLKKFRSSQEGTGYECLVELRQDGTIAEYREKFEQLSAPLKDISEEMLAGIFVNGLKDVIRVEVKMSPNLSLMDLMELAQRVEDRNLVLAQARARQHHRFFLSGASRGSALSTTLMKSTELPQALPSTKADVATTLALPGLKHDSVCHLSDVET, from the coding sequence ATGGTCTGTCTGGAAGGGAAGGCCCTCAGCTTGTTTCAATGGGTTGAATCACGCACTCTTATTGTCACTTGGCAGGCTTTTCGTTTGGCCTTGTTGAAAAAATTTCGTAGCTCTCAAGAGGGGACTGGATATGAGTGTTTGGTGGAGTTGAGGCAAGATGGCACTATCGCTGAGTACCGTGAGAAATTTGAGCAGCTGTCGGCGCCATTGAAAGACATCAGCGAGGAGATGTTAGCTGGGATATTTGTTAATGGGCTCAAGGATGTTATTAGGGTTGAAGTTAAAATGAGCCCAAATTTGTCCTTGATGGACCTCATGGAGTTGGCCCAACGAGTAGAAGATAGAAACCTAGTTTTGGCCCAAGCCAGAGCCCGACAACACCACCGTTTTTTCTTATCAGGAGCAAGTCGTGGCAGCGCTTTATCAACAACCCTGATGAAATCGACAGAGCTTCCACAAGCTTTGCCATCCACTAAGGCTGACGTTGCTACTACTCTGGCCTTGCCAGGACTAAAGCACGATTCTGTTTGTCACCTGTCTGATGTAGAAACTTAG